In Mesorhizobium sp. 113-3-3, a genomic segment contains:
- a CDS encoding DUF1579 family protein gives MNAASFSSLSADHQRLQVLVGAWRGEEEVADTQWADGGSATSEVLAEAQFGGLFVVQRYRQRRDGTISFGAHSVFGFDQQNSLVTMHQFDSMGFVPASPATGTWDDTTLTLLRSSPRGAARVTYDFDGSDSYRMRLQFRPVGSDGWQDMVSGVYRRVPPSEFGEG, from the coding sequence ATGAACGCTGCATCCTTTTCTTCGCTTTCGGCCGATCACCAGCGCTTGCAGGTGTTGGTCGGCGCGTGGCGCGGCGAGGAAGAGGTGGCGGACACACAATGGGCCGATGGCGGCTCGGCGACTTCCGAAGTGCTGGCAGAGGCACAGTTCGGCGGCCTGTTCGTGGTGCAGCGCTATCGCCAGCGCCGCGACGGCACGATTTCCTTCGGCGCGCACAGCGTGTTCGGCTTCGACCAGCAAAACAGCCTCGTCACCATGCATCAGTTCGATTCGATGGGCTTCGTGCCGGCCTCGCCTGCCACGGGCACATGGGACGACACCACGCTGACGCTGCTGCGCTCATCACCGCGCGGGGCCGCACGCGTGACCTACGATTTCGACGGCAGCGACAGCTATCGTATGCGGTTGCAATTCCGACCCGTTGGCAGCGATGGCTGGCAAGACATGGTGAGCGGCGTCTATCGGCGCGTCCCGCCCTCTGAGTTCGGGGAAGGCTGA
- the sucD gene encoding succinate--CoA ligase subunit alpha gives MSILVDKNTKVLVQGLTGKTGTFHTEQALAYHGTKMVGGIHPKKGGETWTGSKGESLPIFATVAEGKEKTGANASVVYVPPAGAAEAILEAIEAEIPLIICITEGIPVMDMVKVKARLDRSTSRLIGPNCPGVLTPDECKIGIMPGNIFRKGSVGVVSRSGTLTYEAVFQTTNVGLGQTTAVGIGGDPVKGTEFIDVLEMFLADDETKSIIMIGEIGGSAEEDAAQFLKDEAKRGRKKPMAGFIAGRTAPVGRTMGHAGAVISGGKGGAEDKIAAMESAGIKVSPSPARLGTTLVEAIKG, from the coding sequence ATGTCCATTCTCGTCGACAAGAACACCAAGGTGCTGGTGCAGGGCCTGACCGGCAAGACCGGCACGTTCCACACCGAACAGGCGCTGGCCTATCACGGCACCAAGATGGTGGGCGGCATCCATCCCAAGAAGGGCGGCGAGACGTGGACCGGGTCGAAGGGCGAGAGCTTGCCGATCTTCGCCACCGTCGCCGAAGGCAAGGAGAAGACCGGCGCCAACGCGTCCGTCGTCTATGTGCCGCCGGCGGGTGCCGCCGAAGCGATCCTGGAAGCGATCGAGGCGGAAATCCCGCTGATCATCTGCATCACCGAAGGCATTCCGGTGATGGACATGGTCAAGGTCAAGGCGCGGCTCGACCGCTCGACTTCGCGGCTGATCGGCCCGAACTGCCCAGGCGTGCTCACGCCCGACGAATGCAAGATCGGCATCATGCCCGGAAACATCTTCCGCAAGGGCTCGGTCGGCGTTGTTTCGCGCTCGGGAACACTTACCTATGAGGCTGTGTTCCAGACCACCAATGTCGGCCTCGGGCAGACCACAGCCGTCGGCATCGGTGGCGATCCGGTCAAGGGCACCGAGTTCATCGACGTGCTCGAGATGTTCCTCGCCGACGACGAGACCAAGTCGATCATCATGATCGGCGAGATCGGCGGTTCGGCCGAGGAAGACGCCGCGCAGTTCCTCAAGGACGAAGCCAAGCGTGGCCGCAAGAAGCCGATGGCCGGCTTCATCGCCGGGCGCACGGCGCCGGTCGGCCGCACCATGGGCCATGCCGGCGCGGTCATCTCCGGCGGCAAAGGCGGCGCCGAGGACAAGATCGCGGCGATGGAATCGGCCGGAATAAAAGTATCGCCCTCGCCGGCACGGCTGGGCACGACCTTGGTCGAGGCGATCAAGGGTTAA
- a CDS encoding PIN domain-containing protein, producing MPTGKIDCFLDTNVLIYAASEKNRDPRRAPIAGDLVSSTVFGVSGQTLAEFAAVARGKSLLGDDLLDQWLVLLGTCPLVPVDESYVRSGLDLARRYEIHYYDAALLAAAEYLGAPIFYTEDLNHNQVYGSVRAVNPFL from the coding sequence ATGCCGACCGGCAAGATCGACTGCTTTCTCGACACGAACGTCCTGATCTACGCGGCTTCGGAGAAGAATCGTGACCCACGCCGCGCTCCAATCGCCGGGGATCTGGTGTCGAGCACTGTCTTCGGCGTGTCGGGGCAGACTTTGGCCGAATTCGCCGCGGTGGCGCGTGGGAAATCCCTTCTGGGGGACGATCTGCTCGACCAATGGCTGGTCCTCCTCGGGACCTGTCCGTTGGTGCCTGTCGATGAAAGCTATGTTCGCTCGGGACTCGACCTCGCGCGCCGTTACGAAATTCACTATTACGACGCCGCGCTTCTTGCCGCGGCTGAATATCTCGGCGCGCCGATTTTCTACACCGAAGATCTCAACCACAACCAGGTTTATGGCTCGGTCCGAGCCGTCAATCCTTTCTTGTAA